TCGCAGACGAGGCCTTCCCGGAGTCAGCATAATCCGGATCGCCCGGGAAACGCTACATTACTACAGAAACAGAGAATTCACGGCGGCATCGGACTGACGCCCGGGCCCAAAACCCAGGGAGGATTGCAGGACCGGCTCTCAGGAGGAGTGTATGAAAACAGAATTGAAACAGGCATATATTGCGCGAACCGAAGCGGAGCGTTATGCCGCCAGCCGACTGCGTCATGAGGTTTTCGCCGTCGAACAGGGAAGAGGAACAAGCGGGGGCGAAGACGGCCTTGATCGAGACCGATTCGACGACCATTGCGAGCATCTTATCGTGCCACATCCCGATAGAGCCGATACCGTGATCGGCACCTACCGCATCCTTCTTTCAGACGTGGCCGAGGCCGGGCCGGGCTACTACTCCGAGACGGAGTTCGATATGAGCGGCATACGAGCGTTACCCATACGCAAAGCAGAGATCGGACGCAGCTGCGTTCATCCTGATTTTCGCGACGGCAGCGTTATCCGACTTTTGTGGAGCGGCCTTGTTCGATTCATGCAGGAATCCGACGTCGGCTGCTTTATGGGCTGCGGCTCATTAACAGGTCAGGATGTCGAGCTTGCCGAGATCACATACGCCTGCTTTCGTGATGCGGGTCGCGTCATCTCGGGCAATGCGGTTCGTCCGGTTCCCGAGGCGGCGCTGCCCGGATTCCGAACCGATATCAGACCTGACGATGCAAAAGCAGCGATGAGACGTATGCCACCGCTGATGAAAGGCTATCTGCGAGCAGGGGCCTGTATTGCGGGCCCTCCGGCCTGCGATCGGGTATTCGGAAGCATCGATTTCTTTCTGATCTTCTTTCCCGCATCGGGGAATTCAGAATATAAAAAGCATTTCGGACTGACGTAGCGAGCCGTCACACGCGCAATCGAAAGGCGCTTACGGGCTGATCGTTACCCTTCACCTTCATGGGTTCAAGCGCCTCGAATCGTAAACCATGAGCGGCACCGGGATCACCTTCGGCTAACGTCAGAACTTTTTCGTAAGTGGTCTGGTCGCAATAAATCGAATCAGAGGCCTGCATGAGTCGGGCGGCAAGGTTCACGACGTTACCGTGCATCGTGTATTCGCTGCGAATCTCGTTACCCATCGGACCGACAAAGACGACTCCGGTGCCGATGCCGATGACGGCCTTATGCCCCATCTCGCCGAGCTCGGTGAAGATATCGCGAGCCGAAAGCAGGGCGCGCACGGCGTCGTCAGGATGATCGAGAGGCGGTAATCCGAAGGCGGCGAGAATGACCGTACCCTTTTCCTCAATCCCGAAACGATTGATGGCTCCCTCATGACGGTACAGACCGTCCTGCACCTTGCGCATCACGCGATGGACCTCTTCAATCGGCAGCTCGGCCGTATGCCATTCAAGAATCCGAATAAAAAGAACGGTTACCGTGCGCACCTCGAAAGCGGCGGAGCCGCCGCGGCCCTCTTCTATGAGATTGATGATACGTCGCGGAATAAAGCAACGCAACGCCTTCTCACAACCGGGCTGTAAGGCGGGGATGGCAAGAGGACCCGGTGCTTCGGCCTCCGGACGGTGCTCGACAAGAAGTCGATTGCCTTCCCGATGCCCCGCCTTCATTGAGCGGATCATACGCGCCGCCTGGGGCGAGATCACGACCTGGCCTGGCTCGGCCTGCTTTTGCGCCCGGCCCACCTGGTCGACGGCATCGCCACCGATCAGAAACTCCCAGCGGTCGTACAGGCCGCCAACCATCTGGGCAAGCAGCGGTCCGGCGCCGACTCCGATACGCAAAGAAAGCTCCATGCCTGAACCGATCTTCGTTCTGTCGAGCTGGCGCTGTAGCTCCAGGCCGCAATGAGCGGCGCGCAGGGTCATCTGAGCCAGCTCCTTTTCTGAGGTGGCAGGCCAGACGGCGATCAGGGCATCACCGGCAAATTTCAGAATATCACCGCCGAATTCGTCGATGATGTCGATCTGGCGGCTGAGATACAGGTTTACGATATCGGCGAGTTCGATCAGGCCATTGGAGGATAGCTTCATAATCCTCTCAGTCAGAGAGGTAAAGCCGGCCATATCGGCGAAAAGCGCTGCTCCGACGATGCTCTCGGCCACAGGACGCTCGGGAGGGGCCGGATGTTCGACGAGATGTTCGAGAACCAGGCGAGGTGCATATTTGTGTAGCTTATTCAGGAATTCTGACATCCGACCCGCCTGGATTCTGAGACAGGAAATCCGCACTTCGCAGGCTTTGCAACTGTTATCGGCTCTTTGATGGGCAATACTGCAGAGGTCCGATGAAAAATGTTCGCAGAAAAAAGATTGGAAAACAGTCGGCTGAGACCGGAAAAGAAAAACGCCAGTAAAGGGGAAAAACGATCGACCTACCCCTTCGTTTTATTTGAATCTTCCTTCAGGATAAGAGCTATATGGATTTTCCGCAGATAGACTTCCGCAGGCTGACCATCCGTACAGAAATCTACACGCACCTTCTTCCCATCCCGATCTACACCTACTATGCGATGCTTGCATCGGATTTCGATCCGGATTTTCTTATCTCTGTTGGTATTGGAGCGACTATCGGCGCTACCATAGCGGCCACGATTGGTGTGCTCAGCCGATATCTGTACTCGAAGCGCATTAACGCCAGACTGCGCCGGTTTGTCGAAGGTCAGGCAGAGGCCGGCACTGTTCTTTACTCTCTGCTTCGCGTCCCTGCCTTCGAGGCTGGCCTGTTCAGCTTTCGCTGGATTTTTGGCCTTGGATGTGCCGTTCTGAGCATCCATCTACTGCGAGGCCTTACTCCGTTTCAGGCCTGGACCGTGCTCGGCTTTCTTCCCTTTACCCTGCCCATCAACGTGCTCGGTCCCTATCACATTGCCGAAGAGCAGATACGCGAGACTCTTTCCCATCGAGCATTGCTTGATCCGCGGCTGCAGGCCTCTGAGTTTCGAACGAATTCCTTTTTTCTGCGCACGCTTCTCATTGCCGGCGCTGTCGCATTCACGCCGGCCGGCATGCTGGGAATCCTGCTGTATATCGTTGCAAGCGGTCACATATCCATCTCGCATCCGCTGTTGCATCTTGCCGTAATCTTTCCTCTTTACGGAATATCTGTCATTTACATGATTCGCCTGGCAACGGCAGCTTCGCGGCGTGCCCTGCAATCGCTGGGAGACGGCCTTGCGCGCGTCAGCGACGGTAACCTGAGTATCAGATTACCCGTAACGGGCAGAGATGAGATCGGCCTTCTCAGCCATTATGCAGACGGGCTGGCTTCAGAGATGCGTAAGGTGGTCGGCTTCGTGCAGGAACAATCTCGACATCAACTTCACTACGCCACACAGCTACGCAACGAAGGGGAACAGCTTTTACAGGGAACACAGAGATCGACGACCGAGAGCGGCCGTATTCTGAGCGATCTCGCTCGCCTCGAAGAACTCGGACGGAGCATTGACGCCTCTGCGCGATCGCAGGCGGATCGCATACGGGAAACCGACCGCCGCATCGGGCTTTTCAGCGAAGAGATGCAAAAGGCCTCTCAGGAAGCAGAAGAGCGCGAACGAACCAATCGCCTGATGGAGCAGACGGCTCATGATGTAACGGAAAAGGGAGAGCAGCTATTTGAGCAGGCACGTCATGTTATCGACGAAATCGGGCAGAGCACCGATCAAATCAGAAGCATCATAGAGACGATCGGCGAAGTGGCGGATCGCGTTAACCTGCTCTCGCTGAACGCTTCGATTGAAGCGGCCCGCGCCGGAGAACATGGCCGGGGTTTTGCCGTCGTCGCCTCTGAGGTTTCGAAATTAGCCGATCGCACACAGGAGAGCACAAAGGAAATATCGTCGGCCGTCTCGCGATCGGTATCAAGTACGGAGCGAGGGCTTCAGGCGCTTGACGAACTCTCGCTGTCTTTTGACGAAGGCATGTCTCTCATCCGCACCTATGCTACGTTTTCCACTGAGCTGGTGCGTCGACTGCAGAAGCATGCCGCAGAAAACGCCGAGATGCGAAGCGACGTCGCCGAGCTTGTAAGGCTTGCCGAGTCCATCTCGCAGGCCACGCAAGAACAATCACAGAAGCAATCCACCGTGCGCGATGCCGTAAAAGAACTGGGGCAGATCGAAGGCCACGCTGCGGAGCTGGCCGCTCAGCTCAGTCAGATGGCCTCGCTGCTTGGAGAACAGGCCGACGAATTCAATCGAAGGATCGGTCGCTACAGCGCCTCTGATTGACGCAGCGGATCGGCGAAAAAGCTTCGCCTATGATCTCAGTCGGAACTCCGTCCTCATCCACCGCCACCAAGCTGCTGCTGCTCGGTTCGGGCGAACTTGGCCGTGAAGTCGCCATCGAGGCGATTCGCTTTGGAATCCATGTCGTCGCCTGCGACCGCTATGAAGGTGCGCCGGCCATGCAGGTGGCGCAGGAAAGGCGGGTCTTCTCGATGCTCGACGAAGAGGCCCTCAGACGCACGATTGAAGAGGTGCAGCCGGCCCTGATCGTCCCTGAAATCGAGGCCATCGCCACGCACGTTCTGCTTGAATACGAAGAAAAGGGCATGACGGTTATTCCCACGGCAAAGGCCGCACGCCTTACGATGGATCGCGAAGGCATCCGTCGTTTTGCCGCCGAGACGCTCGCTCTGCCCGTTTCGCAATACCGCTTTGCCGGCACACGCGAAGAGTATGCGCAGGCGGTGCGTGAGATCGGCCTGCCCTGCGTCGTGAAGCCGGTGATGAGCTCTTCGGGCAAAGGGCAGAGTATCGTACGCACGGAAGCCGAGATCGATAAGGCCTTTGATTATGCGCAGAGTGGAGGTCGCGCCGGAGCGGGCCGCATGATCGTCGAAGAGTTTATTCCCTTCGATTATGAGATCACTCTGTTAACCGTGCGCCATGAAGGCGGTACGTCCTTCTGTGAGCCGATCGGGCATCTGCAGATCGACGGTGATTACCGTGAGTCGTGGCAGCCGCAGCCGATGAGCGAGGCGGCGCTTGCGAAGGCAAAGCAGATCTCGGCGAAGCTTACGGAGGGACTGGGTGGACGCGGTATCTTCGGAGTGGAGCTTTTTGTAAAAGGCGATGACGTCTATTTCAGCGAGGTCTCACCCCGTCCGCATGATACGGGCATGGTGACTCTGATCTCGCAGGATCTGAGCGAGTTTGCGCTTCATGTGCGGGCCATTCTCGGTCTGCCCATTCCGGGCATTCGCCAGTTCGGACCGGCGGCCTCGGCCGTTATTCTGCCCGAAGGGAATAGCAGCAGCATGGTGTACGAGAATCTTGATGCCGCTCTGCGCGAAGTCGATACGGGGCTGCGCATCTTCGGCAAGCCGGAGATTCAGGGGCATCGCCGACTTGGCGTCGCCTTCGCTCTTGGCGCTACGATCGATGAGGCGCGAGCGAAGGCCCGTAATAGCGCCGCTCAGGTAAACGTGCGCATGTAGGAGATCGCCGACGGCGATGAGAGCCGGTCGGGCCAGAGGTAAGGGATCTGTTTGGTGGCGCAGCAAAAGGGTTATCCGATCTCGCCGACAAACGGATTGGAACGGCGTTCTTCTGCGAAGGTCGACATCGGTCCATGGCCCGGAACGAACTGTATATCGTCGCCGAGCGTAAACAAACGCCCGCGAATCGATTCGATGAGCGCTTCGTAGCTGCCTCCTGGAAAATCCGTTCGCCCGATCGAGCCCGAGAAGAGAACGTCGCCGACCTGAGCCCAGCGCGCTTTTTCATCATAAAAAACGACATGGCCGGGCGTATGCCCCGGACAATGGATAACGTGCAGGGTCTCTTCACCGAGCGTGACCGTTTCGCCATGAGACAGCCAGCGATCGGGTTGAAAATCGCCCGATTGTGGAAAGCCAAACATACGCGCCTGACCTGAAAGATTCTCCACCCAGTAACGATCCGCTTCATGCGGCCCTTCGATGATCGCCTTCGTTTTCTTCTGTAGCTCGGCCACTCCGCCTACATGATCAAGATGTCCGTGCGTCACCCATATCTTCGTTATCTTTAATCCATCGGCCTGAGCCGCTTCGAGAATGCGATCGACCTCGCCGCCTGGATCGATGACGGCAGCCTCTTTCGTCTTCTCACACCAGAAGAGGGTACAGTTCTGTGCAAACGCAGTAACAGGAAGAACACGGAAGGCCATGATTCAGTAAACAAAAAAGCGGCCCACAATCAAGCGGAAAGCGATCCGACCATCAGCTTTTCATGAAGCTTTTGTAGAGATGGAAAGGCCAGATCTTCGGAACGGATTTCGGCGATATGGAGCAGATGCAACGAGAGCACTTCGGATCGATCGATCTTTAACCGCAACAGATCGTCGTTATCAATCGGACGATCCAGCTCAGCAAAGAAGAAGGCATCGGCCGTCGTGTATTCGACTCCGGCATAGAGGTAGGTATTCGAGAGCGAACAGAAATATGTCAGATGTACGGGCTCTTCACCGATCTCTTCAAGGCATTCGCGCCTCAATGCCTCTTCGAGCGTTTCTCCCGGATCGACGAATCCGCCGGGAACATCGAGCAAACCGTATCCGGGTTCGCGCGCACGTCTGAGAAAGAGAATGCGTTCGCCGCTGCGAATCAGCGCTCCGACGGCGGCGGCCGTATTCTGGAAGAATTCAAATCCGCATTGCTCGCAATGCAGGCGCTTTCCGTGTGTGAAGGTCGGCGATGGCGTACGGCAGGACGGACAATGCGCAAAGGGAGACACACAGAAAGTATTCTCTGCGCGGCGAACAGGTCAATCAGAACACAGACAGCCTGATCGTTCAGTGGTTTCTGAATTTACTAATTCCGTGGTATTCCAGAATCGGTCCAATGAATACCGTGCTGTCAGCTCTCAGGCAGATCGTCAGAAGAGGCCACTGGAAAGGAGAAGGCGGCTACCGCGAGGTGCTTGCCATCTCGGTTCCGCTTATTCTCAGTACGTCGGCATGGTCGCTACAGATGTTCGTCGACCGCACATTTCTCAGCTGGTATTCGCCTGAAGCCCTTGCCGCCTCGCTGCCGGCCGGCATTCTCAATATTACGACGACAAGCATCTTCGCCGGCACAGCCGGATACGTCAGCGTTTTCGTCTCTCAGTATTACGGAGCAGGCCGTTTTTCACGTATGGGATCGGCGATGTGGCAGGGCATCTATATTGCTCTGATCGGCGGCTTTATTCATCTGCTTCTGATTCCCTTTGCTCCGCAGATCTTCGCCCTGTTCGGCCATGAACCTGCCGTGCAGCGATTCGAGTCCGAGTATTTTCAGATGCTCTGTCTGGGTGCCGCTCCGCATATCGCATCCGCTGCTTTCTCGGGTTACTTCACCGGCATCGGTCGCACCTGGCCCGTTATGTGGATCAACTTCGTAGCGACGGGCTTCAACCTA
This region of Leptonema illini DSM 21528 genomic DNA includes:
- a CDS encoding GNAT family N-acetyltransferase, whose translation is MKTELKQAYIARTEAERYAASRLRHEVFAVEQGRGTSGGEDGLDRDRFDDHCEHLIVPHPDRADTVIGTYRILLSDVAEAGPGYYSETEFDMSGIRALPIRKAEIGRSCVHPDFRDGSVIRLLWSGLVRFMQESDVGCFMGCGSLTGQDVELAEITYACFRDAGRVISGNAVRPVPEAALPGFRTDIRPDDAKAAMRRMPPLMKGYLRAGACIAGPPACDRVFGSIDFFLIFFPASGNSEYKKHFGLT
- a CDS encoding adenylate/guanylate cyclase domain-containing protein — encoded protein: MSEFLNKLHKYAPRLVLEHLVEHPAPPERPVAESIVGAALFADMAGFTSLTERIMKLSSNGLIELADIVNLYLSRQIDIIDEFGGDILKFAGDALIAVWPATSEKELAQMTLRAAHCGLELQRQLDRTKIGSGMELSLRIGVGAGPLLAQMVGGLYDRWEFLIGGDAVDQVGRAQKQAEPGQVVISPQAARMIRSMKAGHREGNRLLVEHRPEAEAPGPLAIPALQPGCEKALRCFIPRRIINLIEEGRGGSAAFEVRTVTVLFIRILEWHTAELPIEEVHRVMRKVQDGLYRHEGAINRFGIEEKGTVILAAFGLPPLDHPDDAVRALLSARDIFTELGEMGHKAVIGIGTGVVFVGPMGNEIRSEYTMHGNVVNLAARLMQASDSIYCDQTTYEKVLTLAEGDPGAAHGLRFEALEPMKVKGNDQPVSAFRLRV
- a CDS encoding methyl-accepting chemotaxis protein, with protein sequence MDFPQIDFRRLTIRTEIYTHLLPIPIYTYYAMLASDFDPDFLISVGIGATIGATIAATIGVLSRYLYSKRINARLRRFVEGQAEAGTVLYSLLRVPAFEAGLFSFRWIFGLGCAVLSIHLLRGLTPFQAWTVLGFLPFTLPINVLGPYHIAEEQIRETLSHRALLDPRLQASEFRTNSFFLRTLLIAGAVAFTPAGMLGILLYIVASGHISISHPLLHLAVIFPLYGISVIYMIRLATAASRRALQSLGDGLARVSDGNLSIRLPVTGRDEIGLLSHYADGLASEMRKVVGFVQEQSRHQLHYATQLRNEGEQLLQGTQRSTTESGRILSDLARLEELGRSIDASARSQADRIRETDRRIGLFSEEMQKASQEAEERERTNRLMEQTAHDVTEKGEQLFEQARHVIDEIGQSTDQIRSIIETIGEVADRVNLLSLNASIEAARAGEHGRGFAVVASEVSKLADRTQESTKEISSAVSRSVSSTERGLQALDELSLSFDEGMSLIRTYATFSTELVRRLQKHAAENAEMRSDVAELVRLAESISQATQEQSQKQSTVRDAVKELGQIEGHAAELAAQLSQMASLLGEQADEFNRRIGRYSASD
- the purT gene encoding formate-dependent phosphoribosylglycinamide formyltransferase → MISVGTPSSSTATKLLLLGSGELGREVAIEAIRFGIHVVACDRYEGAPAMQVAQERRVFSMLDEEALRRTIEEVQPALIVPEIEAIATHVLLEYEEKGMTVIPTAKAARLTMDREGIRRFAAETLALPVSQYRFAGTREEYAQAVREIGLPCVVKPVMSSSGKGQSIVRTEAEIDKAFDYAQSGGRAGAGRMIVEEFIPFDYEITLLTVRHEGGTSFCEPIGHLQIDGDYRESWQPQPMSEAALAKAKQISAKLTEGLGGRGIFGVELFVKGDDVYFSEVSPRPHDTGMVTLISQDLSEFALHVRAILGLPIPGIRQFGPAASAVILPEGNSSSMVYENLDAALREVDTGLRIFGKPEIQGHRRLGVAFALGATIDEARAKARNSAAQVNVRM
- a CDS encoding MBL fold metallo-hydrolase, encoding MAFRVLPVTAFAQNCTLFWCEKTKEAAVIDPGGEVDRILEAAQADGLKITKIWVTHGHLDHVGGVAELQKKTKAIIEGPHEADRYWVENLSGQARMFGFPQSGDFQPDRWLSHGETVTLGEETLHVIHCPGHTPGHVVFYDEKARWAQVGDVLFSGSIGRTDFPGGSYEALIESIRGRLFTLGDDIQFVPGHGPMSTFAEERRSNPFVGEIG
- a CDS encoding NUDIX hydrolase; translation: MSPFAHCPSCRTPSPTFTHGKRLHCEQCGFEFFQNTAAAVGALIRSGERILFLRRAREPGYGLLDVPGGFVDPGETLEEALRRECLEEIGEEPVHLTYFCSLSNTYLYAGVEYTTADAFFFAELDRPIDNDDLLRLKIDRSEVLSLHLLHIAEIRSEDLAFPSLQKLHEKLMVGSLSA